Proteins from a genomic interval of Synechococcus sp. A15-28:
- a CDS encoding multidrug efflux SMR transporter, with product MSLSNPWTLLLLAISAEVIGTSCLRLSEGMTRPLPTLLVFSAYALAMVLLSKVVLSIPLGITYALWSGIGTVVIVLVGRFAYSQMLQPAQLIGIGLITAGVVLVNLAK from the coding sequence ATGTCTCTGAGCAATCCCTGGACCCTGCTGTTGCTGGCCATCAGCGCTGAGGTGATCGGCACCTCCTGCCTGCGGTTATCGGAGGGCATGACCAGGCCCCTGCCCACCCTGCTGGTGTTCAGCGCCTACGCCCTTGCGATGGTCCTGCTCTCCAAGGTGGTGCTGAGCATTCCCCTGGGAATCACCTATGCCCTGTGGAGTGGCATCGGCACCGTGGTGATCGTGCTGGTGGGTCGCTTCGCATACAGCCAGATGCTGCAGCCCGCGCAGCTGATCGGCATCGGCCTGATCACCGCCGGTGTGGTGCTGGTGAATCTGGCCAAGTAG
- a CDS encoding NifU family protein translates to MSTETMALTLENVEKVLDELRPFLIADGGNVEVVELDGPIVKVRLQGACGSCPSSTMTLKMGIERKMRESIPEVSEVVQVL, encoded by the coding sequence ATGAGCACCGAAACCATGGCCCTGACGTTGGAAAACGTGGAGAAGGTGCTCGATGAGCTGCGTCCGTTCCTGATAGCCGACGGCGGCAACGTTGAAGTGGTGGAACTGGACGGTCCGATCGTGAAGGTGAGACTGCAGGGGGCCTGCGGCAGCTGCCCCAGTAGCACCATGACTCTCAAGATGGGCATCGAGCGCAAGATGCGCGAATCCATCCCCGAGGTGAGCGAAGTGGTTCAGGTTCTCTGA
- a CDS encoding malate:quinone oxidoreductase, which produces MQQDGSFSADARFDAVLVGAGIMSATLAALLHELDPGLRLLLVERLEGPARESTAAVNNAGTGHAANCELNYTPMQADGTVATAKAVAINAGFERSLEFWGSLRERGQLDPGAFLHQADHISAVWTPENIAFLRQRFEQLSQIPAFASMRWSEERTELTEWMPLVMAGRDLKQPVAATRIERGTDVDFGALTRAYLDPLQHSGALSVEYGTQVRDLKRLRRGDMTEADWRVILQDPSGKREVRAPFVFLGAGGGALPLLQRSGIPEADDFAGFPVSGLWLVCGDAQLADKQRAKVYGKAAVGAPPMSVPHLDTRWIDGKRSLLFGPFAGFSSKFLKQGSLLDLPASVRPTNLLPMLQVGATNVDLVKYLINQLRQSPEQRHDALQEFMPTARTEDWSLSVAGQRVQIIKRSKEGGRLQLGTEVVASSDGSLAALLGASPGASTSVTIMLEVLQRCFKERLASAPWQERLQALLPSIGGDPTQDPELLIAMRQRSDALLGLTG; this is translated from the coding sequence GTGCAGCAGGACGGCTCCTTCAGTGCAGACGCTCGCTTCGATGCCGTGCTGGTGGGCGCCGGCATCATGAGCGCCACCCTGGCGGCCCTGCTGCATGAGCTGGATCCAGGGCTCCGGCTGCTGCTGGTGGAGCGTCTGGAGGGCCCTGCCCGGGAGAGCACTGCTGCGGTCAACAACGCCGGCACCGGCCACGCCGCCAACTGCGAGCTGAACTACACCCCGATGCAGGCCGACGGCACCGTGGCCACGGCCAAGGCGGTGGCCATCAACGCCGGTTTCGAGCGCAGCCTCGAGTTCTGGGGTTCCCTGCGGGAACGCGGTCAGCTGGACCCGGGGGCGTTCCTGCATCAGGCCGACCACATCAGCGCGGTGTGGACGCCGGAGAACATCGCTTTTCTGCGTCAGCGTTTTGAGCAGCTGAGTCAGATTCCGGCCTTCGCTTCAATGCGCTGGAGCGAGGAGCGAACGGAACTCACCGAGTGGATGCCGCTGGTGATGGCCGGGAGGGATCTGAAGCAGCCGGTGGCGGCCACCCGGATCGAGCGCGGCACGGATGTGGATTTCGGTGCTCTCACCCGCGCTTATCTCGATCCGCTGCAGCACAGCGGTGCCCTCAGCGTGGAGTACGGCACCCAGGTGCGTGATCTCAAGCGCCTGCGCCGAGGTGACATGACCGAGGCCGACTGGCGGGTGATCCTGCAGGACCCCTCCGGCAAGCGGGAGGTGCGGGCGCCGTTTGTGTTCCTCGGGGCTGGTGGGGGAGCCCTGCCGCTGCTGCAACGCTCCGGTATTCCGGAGGCGGATGATTTCGCCGGATTCCCCGTCAGCGGTCTCTGGCTGGTCTGCGGTGACGCCCAGCTGGCGGACAAACAACGGGCCAAGGTTTACGGCAAGGCCGCGGTCGGGGCGCCTCCGATGTCGGTGCCTCACCTCGACACCCGCTGGATCGATGGCAAGCGATCGCTGCTGTTCGGTCCTTTCGCCGGCTTCAGCAGCAAATTCCTCAAGCAGGGGTCGCTGCTGGATCTGCCGGCCTCGGTGCGGCCCACCAACCTGCTGCCGATGCTGCAGGTGGGGGCCACCAATGTGGACCTGGTGAAATACCTGATCAACCAGCTGCGCCAGAGCCCGGAGCAACGCCATGACGCGCTGCAGGAGTTCATGCCCACGGCTCGCACGGAGGACTGGAGCCTGTCGGTGGCCGGCCAGCGGGTGCAGATCATCAAGCGCAGCAAAGAGGGGGGGCGGCTGCAGCTGGGCACCGAGGTGGTGGCCTCCAGCGACGGTTCACTGGCCGCACTCCTCGGGGCCTCGCCCGGTGCCAGTACGTCGGTGACGATCATGCTGGAGGTTCTGCAGCGTTGTTTCAAGGAGCGGCTGGCGAGTGCCCCCTGGCAGGAGCGTCTGCAGGCTCTGCTGCCGAGCATCGGCGGCGACCCGACCCAGGATCCAGAACTGCTGATAGCGATGCGTCAACGCAGCGATGCCCTGCTGGGACTGACGGGCTGA
- a CDS encoding ion transporter — protein sequence MAPNDELQQDKDWQSPVVVHTLREKLFHSLNSTDEQGRATNAVKAIGLMIVLSIGVAIIATEPVIRSSLGDLLVKADVALSIIFLIEYVARLWVAPLRDGARRGIQGALDYAITPLAILDLIAIAPTIFGLISPELYLLRIIRLTRIGRVGRSKRFRKSIKYFNQALTAKKEELQISAIYSGVVIFISSVLMFLVEGRVQEEQFGSIPRCLWWSVVTVTTVGYGDTYPITALGKLVAALTAICGIAVIAIPIGIISAGFTEFLGSEISREDP from the coding sequence GTGGCGCCGAACGATGAGTTACAGCAAGATAAGGACTGGCAAAGTCCAGTTGTCGTGCACACTCTCCGAGAAAAACTCTTCCACTCGTTGAACTCTACGGACGAGCAAGGAAGGGCGACTAATGCCGTCAAGGCAATAGGTCTGATGATCGTCTTGTCCATTGGAGTGGCGATCATCGCTACAGAACCTGTTATTCGATCATCACTGGGAGATTTACTCGTAAAAGCTGATGTCGCGTTATCAATAATCTTCCTGATCGAATATGTAGCGCGACTCTGGGTCGCTCCACTTAGGGACGGAGCAAGAAGAGGCATTCAAGGTGCTTTGGACTACGCCATTACGCCTTTGGCAATCCTGGATCTAATTGCAATCGCACCAACCATCTTTGGTCTCATCTCCCCTGAACTGTATTTGCTCAGGATTATTAGACTGACGCGGATCGGAAGAGTTGGTCGTTCAAAGCGTTTTCGGAAAAGCATCAAGTATTTCAACCAAGCGCTGACTGCCAAAAAAGAAGAACTTCAAATTTCCGCCATTTATTCAGGAGTTGTTATTTTTATTAGTAGTGTATTAATGTTTTTAGTGGAAGGGCGTGTACAAGAAGAACAGTTTGGATCAATACCAAGATGCCTGTGGTGGTCTGTAGTTACAGTGACGACAGTTGGATATGGGGACACCTATCCCATAACAGCACTGGGGAAACTTGTGGCAGCATTGACTGCCATATGCGGGATCGCTGTGATTGCAATCCCAATCGGCATTATCTCGGCAGGTTTCACTGAGTTTCTGGGATCGGAGATTTCTAGAGAAGATCCTTGA
- a CDS encoding gamma-glutamylcyclotransferase family protein, translating to MERLFVYGSLKAGASAHHLLQKTVAEVEGVLNQVELTVHDGYPMLPAGSQQVRGEIYKVPDALWPALDAWEDVPRVYSRRRRTLLDGRDVWVYEAS from the coding sequence GTGGAGCGCCTGTTCGTCTACGGCAGCCTCAAGGCCGGCGCCAGCGCCCATCACCTGCTGCAGAAGACCGTCGCTGAAGTTGAGGGTGTCTTGAATCAGGTGGAGCTGACCGTGCACGACGGTTATCCAATGCTGCCGGCCGGCTCGCAGCAGGTTCGTGGGGAGATCTACAAAGTTCCAGATGCCCTCTGGCCTGCGCTGGATGCATGGGAAGACGTGCCCAGGGTGTACAGCCGTCGCCGCCGGACGCTCCTCGACGGCAGAGACGTCTGGGTTTACGAGGCGTCCTGA
- the lepA gene encoding translation elongation factor 4, with amino-acid sequence MTDAPVSRIRNFCIIAHIDHGKSTLADRLLQDTGTVANRDMQDQFLDNMDLERERGITIKLQAARMNFQAADGEEYVLNLIDTPGHVDFSYEVSRSLQACEGALLVVDASQGVEAQTLANVYLALDNDLEIIPVLNKIDLPGADPDRIKEEVEAIIGLDCDNAIPCSAKTGLGVPEILQAVVDRVPPPKDAVEEPTKALIFDSYYDPYRGVIVYFRVMSGRISCKDKVLLMASKKTYELDEIGIMAPDQKKVDELHAGEVGYLAASIKAVADARVGDTITLLNAPAEEPLPGYTEAKPMVFCGLFPTEADQYPDLRDALDKLQLSDAALKYEPETSSAMGFGFRCGFLGLLHMEIVQERLEREYDLDLIVTAPSVIYKVNMVDGSEEMVDNPATLPDPQKRESIEEPYVKMEIYAPNEYNGALMGLCQERRGEYIDMKYITTDRVTLIYELPLAEVVTDFFDQMKTRTQGYASMEYSLIGYRKNQLVRLDVLINGDRADALTTIVHQDKAYNVGKALVEKLKELIPRQQFKIPIQASIGSRIIASTSISAIRKDVLAKCYGGDISRKKKLLKKQAKGKKRMKAMGKVDVPQEAFMAVLKLNDGGSA; translated from the coding sequence ATGACCGACGCCCCCGTCTCACGGATCCGCAACTTCTGCATCATTGCCCACATCGACCACGGCAAGTCGACCCTGGCTGACCGCCTGCTGCAGGACACCGGCACCGTGGCCAACCGGGACATGCAGGACCAGTTCCTCGACAACATGGATCTGGAGCGGGAGCGGGGGATCACGATCAAGCTTCAGGCCGCTCGGATGAACTTCCAGGCGGCCGATGGTGAGGAGTACGTCCTCAACTTGATCGACACCCCTGGCCACGTGGACTTCTCCTATGAGGTGAGCCGCAGCCTGCAGGCCTGTGAAGGGGCGCTGCTGGTGGTGGATGCCAGCCAGGGGGTGGAAGCGCAGACCCTGGCCAACGTGTACTTGGCCCTGGACAACGATCTCGAGATCATCCCGGTGCTCAATAAGATCGATCTCCCCGGTGCGGATCCCGATCGGATCAAGGAAGAGGTGGAGGCGATCATCGGCCTCGATTGCGACAACGCCATCCCCTGCTCGGCCAAGACCGGCCTGGGGGTGCCCGAGATCCTGCAGGCGGTGGTGGACCGGGTGCCGCCGCCGAAGGATGCGGTGGAGGAACCCACCAAGGCGCTGATCTTCGACTCCTATTACGACCCCTACCGGGGCGTGATCGTTTATTTCCGGGTGATGAGCGGCCGCATCAGCTGCAAGGACAAGGTGCTGCTGATGGCGAGCAAGAAGACCTATGAGCTCGACGAGATCGGGATCATGGCGCCGGATCAGAAGAAAGTGGACGAGCTCCACGCCGGTGAGGTGGGCTACCTGGCGGCGTCGATCAAGGCGGTGGCAGATGCCCGTGTGGGCGACACGATCACCCTGCTGAACGCACCGGCGGAGGAGCCGTTGCCCGGATACACCGAGGCCAAGCCGATGGTGTTCTGCGGCCTGTTCCCCACCGAAGCCGACCAGTACCCCGATCTGCGCGATGCGCTCGACAAGCTGCAGCTCTCGGATGCGGCGCTGAAGTACGAGCCGGAAACCAGCAGCGCCATGGGCTTCGGCTTCCGCTGCGGCTTCCTTGGCCTGCTGCACATGGAGATCGTGCAGGAGCGGCTGGAGCGTGAGTACGACCTGGATCTGATCGTCACCGCGCCGTCGGTGATTTACAAGGTGAATATGGTCGATGGCAGTGAGGAGATGGTGGATAACCCCGCCACCCTTCCCGATCCGCAGAAGCGTGAGTCGATCGAAGAGCCCTACGTGAAGATGGAGATTTATGCGCCGAATGAGTACAACGGTGCCCTGATGGGCCTCTGTCAGGAACGGCGCGGGGAGTACATCGACATGAAATACATCACCACCGATCGGGTGACGTTGATCTACGAGTTACCGCTGGCGGAGGTGGTGACCGATTTCTTCGATCAGATGAAGACGCGCACCCAAGGCTACGCCTCGATGGAATACAGCCTGATCGGCTACCGCAAGAACCAGCTGGTACGCCTCGATGTGTTGATCAACGGCGATCGGGCTGATGCCCTCACCACGATTGTTCATCAAGACAAGGCCTACAACGTGGGTAAGGCCCTGGTGGAGAAACTGAAGGAGCTGATCCCCCGCCAGCAGTTCAAGATCCCCATTCAGGCTTCGATTGGTAGCCGAATCATTGCCTCCACCAGCATTAGTGCCATCCGTAAGGATGTGCTCGCCAAGTGTTATGGCGGCGATATATCACGGAAGAAGAAACTGCTGAAGAAACAGGCCAAGGGCAAGAAGCGAATGAAGGCGATGGGCAAGGTAGATGTACCGCAGGAGGCCTTCATGGCTGTGTTGAAGCTGAATGATGGTGGATCAGCTTAA
- a CDS encoding DUF4079 domain-containing protein, which yields MTTVDWLWILHPVLAVVLVYPLLGVVVRLAWQTRQRRVASVKHPVTVGSDHSDLGRWLAAAVVVIVLVALTVVIATKTTPSEFAGGVWRAAQLLMVLAGTVASLVALLRCKTASLRLAFSLITWTGVLSLGAQPEVWRLSDNPLSGDFWQSHYWAGVAVTGLMLASLAARQEILRDLRFRRLHISASVLAALLFLAQAITGSRDLLEIPLSWQKPAVYSCDFSARSCPSASVQDAS from the coding sequence ATGACCACCGTCGACTGGCTCTGGATCCTGCATCCGGTTCTGGCTGTGGTGCTGGTGTACCCCCTGCTCGGTGTGGTGGTGCGACTGGCCTGGCAGACACGGCAGCGAAGGGTGGCCTCGGTGAAGCACCCGGTCACAGTGGGAAGCGATCACAGCGATCTCGGCCGTTGGCTTGCGGCGGCTGTCGTGGTGATCGTGCTGGTGGCCCTCACCGTGGTGATCGCCACCAAAACCACCCCATCCGAATTCGCTGGTGGGGTCTGGCGGGCAGCGCAACTGCTGATGGTGCTGGCAGGCACCGTGGCCAGCCTGGTGGCCTTGCTCCGCTGCAAGACCGCATCCCTGCGCCTCGCCTTCAGCCTGATCACCTGGACCGGCGTGCTCAGCCTCGGCGCCCAGCCCGAAGTCTGGCGACTGTCGGACAACCCCCTATCAGGCGACTTCTGGCAGTCCCACTACTGGGCGGGGGTTGCTGTGACGGGCTTGATGTTGGCGTCCCTGGCGGCACGGCAGGAGATCCTGCGGGATCTTCGCTTCAGGCGCCTGCACATCAGTGCCTCGGTTCTGGCTGCGCTGTTGTTCCTGGCTCAGGCCATCACCGGTAGCCGTGACCTGCTGGAGATTCCGCTCAGCTGGCAGAAGCCGGCTGTGTATTCCTGCGATTTCTCCGCCAGGAGTTGCCCGTCTGCCTCAGTTCAGGACGCCTCGTAA
- a CDS encoding DUF1651 domain-containing protein has protein sequence MGSEGFIQDPATKETKRFHRDERSWIRDPKVFVDTGIPIPGEPPLLKTRVHLRRDAAEQLWKELHRVGWQQVDPCWGASAEP, from the coding sequence ATGGGGTCAGAGGGCTTCATTCAAGATCCGGCGACCAAAGAAACCAAGCGGTTCCATAGAGACGAGAGGAGCTGGATCAGAGACCCCAAGGTCTTTGTCGACACTGGGATACCGATACCGGGAGAACCACCACTCCTCAAGACACGCGTGCACCTGCGTAGGGACGCTGCAGAGCAGCTCTGGAAGGAGTTACATCGCGTTGGCTGGCAGCAGGTGGACCCTTGTTGGGGAGCCTCTGCTGAGCCGTAA